The following coding sequences lie in one Calditrichota bacterium genomic window:
- a CDS encoding M61 family metallopeptidase, which produces MKGHPLTITLHPPEKWTKISTGLPASPSNPFVRLAQNYDELVDCPIEIGNQTILSFSVNGIPHEISIYGQGKFQADSITKKIKRIVETEVGIMRDIDYPRYVFLVQFQPSGGGGLEHRNSCVLQVDRWALQGKRLNGFLGLVAHEYFHNWNVKRLRPKALGPFDYDRENYTWLLWVAEGFTTYYGGQTMLRAKFRSAKAYMKGLASGAKYLAATPGNRIEPVDEASFDAWIKYYRRDENSVNTTISYYNKGAMIATLLDLIIRHQTKGTQSLDDLMRHLYQKYYKKLNRWYTEREFEQECEALAGLPLGDFFSRYVSGTDSIDYNRYFRLAGIELYKKGLSHEDSLKGYSGMAFASKNGNAVVRTVLAGSPAFRAGIYVNDEILAIDNFRVTVSNVKEYLQRKHPGERVRVLLNRRGLIRDISLKLGLQPDTHFAIRKIEKPTELQKKIYESYFETKWENPK; this is translated from the coding sequence TTGAAGGGACATCCCCTCACGATTACTCTGCATCCGCCGGAAAAATGGACGAAAATCTCAACAGGACTGCCGGCGAGTCCGTCGAATCCCTTTGTTCGATTGGCACAGAATTACGATGAACTGGTGGACTGTCCCATCGAGATCGGCAACCAAACAATTCTGTCCTTTTCCGTGAACGGCATTCCCCACGAAATTTCAATCTACGGTCAGGGGAAATTTCAGGCGGATTCCATCACAAAAAAAATAAAAAGAATCGTGGAAACAGAAGTCGGCATTATGCGGGACATCGATTATCCGCGGTATGTTTTTTTGGTGCAATTTCAACCCTCTGGCGGCGGGGGGCTGGAGCACCGCAATTCCTGTGTTTTGCAGGTGGATCGATGGGCGCTCCAGGGCAAACGACTTAATGGATTTTTGGGGCTGGTGGCCCACGAATATTTTCACAACTGGAATGTGAAACGGCTGCGTCCCAAAGCGCTGGGGCCGTTTGATTATGATCGTGAAAATTACACCTGGCTGCTCTGGGTTGCAGAGGGTTTTACCACGTATTACGGGGGACAAACAATGCTTCGTGCCAAATTTCGCTCGGCGAAAGCCTACATGAAAGGTTTGGCAAGCGGCGCGAAATACCTGGCCGCCACGCCCGGAAATCGGATTGAACCGGTGGACGAGGCCAGTTTTGATGCCTGGATTAAATACTATCGGCGCGACGAAAATTCGGTAAATACAACGATCTCCTATTACAACAAGGGGGCCATGATTGCAACCCTGCTTGATTTGATCATTCGCCACCAGACAAAGGGCACCCAATCTCTGGATGATTTGATGCGGCATCTTTATCAAAAATATTACAAAAAATTGAATCGCTGGTACACGGAACGCGAGTTTGAGCAGGAGTGTGAAGCGCTGGCGGGCCTGCCTCTTGGAGATTTTTTCTCTCGTTATGTGAGTGGAACGGATTCAATCGATTACAACCGCTATTTTCGATTGGCGGGAATTGAGCTTTACAAAAAGGGCCTGTCTCACGAGGACTCTCTGAAGGGCTATTCCGGAATGGCATTTGCCTCTAAGAATGGAAATGCGGTGGTACGGACCGTGTTGGCAGGAAGTCCGGCGTTCCGGGCGGGGATTTACGTCAATGACGAAATTCTGGCCATCGATAATTTTCGCGTAACCGTCTCTAATGTAAAGGAATATCTCCAACGAAAACACCCGGGCGAGCGGGTTCGCGTTCTTCTGAATCGACGGGGACTCATTCGGGACATTTCTCTAAAGTTGGGATTGCAACCGGACACCCATTTTGCCATTCGCAAGATTGAAAAACCAACGGAATTACAGAAGAAAATCTACGAATCCTATTTTGAAACGAAATGGGAGAATCCAAAGTAG